Proteins encoded within one genomic window of Bacillus sp. F19:
- a CDS encoding nucleotide pyrophosphohydrolase: MSNKTMKDLQKEVDDYIGQFKEGYFSPLAMMARLTEEMGELAREINHTYGEKPKKQTEQEKKIEEEAGDILFVLICLANSLNIDLEEAHNLVMKKFNTRDKDRWTKKDS; this comes from the coding sequence ATGAGCAATAAAACGATGAAAGATCTTCAAAAAGAAGTTGACGACTATATCGGGCAGTTTAAAGAAGGCTATTTCAGCCCGCTTGCCATGATGGCAAGGCTAACAGAAGAAATGGGCGAACTCGCCCGTGAAATAAATCATACATACGGTGAAAAACCAAAAAAGCAGACAGAACAGGAAAAAAAGATAGAGGAAGAAGCAGGCGACATTCTATTTGTGTTAATTTGTCTTGCCAATTCCTTAAATATTGATCTTGAAGAAGCTCATAATCTTGTGATGAAAAAATTTAATACTAGAGACAAAGACCGCTGGACAAAAAAAGATTCTTAA
- a CDS encoding YitT family protein, with product MFNQLKIRNIFFILLGSAIFAFGLVHFNMQNNLAEGGFTGITLLLYFIFNIDPSISNLVLNIPIFFIGWKLLGRTTFLYTIIGTVSLSVFLWLFQRFQIYMPLKDDLTLAALFAGVFIGVGLGIIFRYGGTTGGVDIIARLVHKYKGVSMGKTMFMFDFVVIALSLVTYLSYKEAMYTLVAVFIAAKVIDFMQEGAYAAKGATIISERNGEIADKIMQEMDRGVTILKGQGSFTKMDRNVLYCVVGKNEIVRLKTVITSVDPHAFVAVSDVHDVLGEGFTLDADKNPIHR from the coding sequence ATGTTCAATCAGTTAAAAATACGAAATATTTTCTTTATTTTACTCGGATCAGCTATATTTGCGTTTGGTCTAGTTCATTTTAACATGCAGAACAATTTGGCTGAAGGCGGTTTTACCGGAATTACCCTGCTTTTATATTTTATTTTCAATATCGACCCTTCCATTTCAAATCTCGTGCTGAACATTCCGATTTTTTTTATCGGCTGGAAGCTGCTTGGCAGAACAACCTTCCTCTATACCATAATTGGAACTGTCTCATTATCCGTTTTTCTATGGCTTTTTCAGCGATTCCAGATTTATATGCCGCTAAAAGACGACCTGACTCTAGCCGCTTTATTTGCAGGAGTTTTTATCGGTGTTGGGCTTGGAATCATCTTCAGATACGGCGGAACAACCGGCGGAGTAGACATCATTGCAAGGCTTGTACATAAATATAAAGGCGTCAGCATGGGCAAAACGATGTTCATGTTTGATTTTGTAGTCATTGCTCTCTCTCTTGTCACATATTTATCCTATAAGGAAGCGATGTATACATTAGTGGCGGTATTTATTGCGGCGAAAGTCATTGACTTTATGCAGGAAGGTGCTTATGCAGCCAAAGGAGCCACCATCATATCTGAGCGAAACGGGGAGATTGCTGATAAAATCATGCAGGAGATGGACCGCGGTGTAACCATCTTAAAAGGTCAGGGTTCTTTCACTAAAATGGACCGCAACGTTTTATATTGCGTGGTCGGCAAAAATGAAATTGTCCGCCTTAAAACGGTCATTACCTCTGTTGATCCCCATGCATTTGTCGCAGTAAGCGATGTTCACGATGTGCTTGGCGAGGGATTTACATTAGATGCTGATAAAAATCCAATTCACCGTTAA
- the ypjB gene encoding sporulation protein YpjB gives MKKRKIVIAFFVILIVALPYWALADHQANHTGEWDDLNKLSDTALQLSKQNRFEESLQLVEFFQREFEKTLKDDGSISARDIRTISASQQTAAKMLQETGITSDEKVRALIQLRLVVDAAASEHQPLWSSMEEPVMSAFSQVKGDVKIGDHQSFQQNWDEFVSLYETVYPSMMMDLDSEQLKRMDAHRSVVEDAIFTQIPVESQVNQLALMEEELQNLFNRVKEDDADPSLLWVMISTGSIIFLSLSYTGWRKYRGEKDKVNRERDLNK, from the coding sequence ATGAAAAAAAGAAAAATCGTGATAGCGTTTTTCGTCATATTGATAGTCGCACTTCCTTATTGGGCTTTAGCTGATCATCAGGCAAATCACACGGGTGAATGGGACGATTTAAATAAACTCTCAGATACAGCTCTTCAGCTGTCAAAGCAAAACCGTTTTGAAGAATCACTTCAGCTTGTTGAGTTTTTTCAAAGAGAGTTTGAAAAGACTTTAAAAGATGACGGCAGTATTTCAGCAAGAGATATTCGCACAATATCTGCATCACAGCAAACAGCAGCCAAAATGCTCCAGGAGACCGGCATAACTTCTGATGAGAAAGTAAGAGCGCTTATTCAGCTGAGACTTGTGGTGGATGCAGCAGCATCTGAGCATCAGCCTTTATGGAGCTCTATGGAAGAGCCCGTCATGTCGGCTTTTTCTCAAGTGAAGGGTGATGTAAAAATTGGAGATCACCAATCTTTTCAGCAGAACTGGGATGAATTTGTCTCTCTATACGAAACAGTCTATCCTAGTATGATGATGGATCTCGATTCAGAACAGCTTAAGAGGATGGATGCCCATAGATCTGTTGTAGAAGATGCTATTTTCACTCAAATTCCAGTTGAGTCTCAAGTCAATCAGCTTGCACTGATGGAGGAGGAATTGCAGAATTTGTTTAATCGGGTAAAAGAGGACGATGCAGATCCTTCATTATTGTGGGTTATGATTTCAACTGGCAGCATTATCTTTTTATCCCTTTCGTATACTGGATGGCGGAAGTACAGAGGCGAGAAGGATAAAGTGAATCGTGAACGTGATTTGAATAAATAA
- a CDS encoding DUF1405 domain-containing protein: MKWFQYLLVKQPFLFMMFTVNLFGTIYGYYWYRYQLYETPPIFLPFVPDSPTASLFFTIVMLGFLFKKNLPLIEALAIITLFKYGIWAVVMNLLVLNETGVLDPVGYMLILSHLGMAVQGLLYAPYYRFKAWHLIAASVWTLHNEIIDYVFGMMPKYSVLMNYLPEIGYFTFWLSLISIYLAYYLVVRKNSLKLNFL; the protein is encoded by the coding sequence ATGAAGTGGTTTCAATATCTGCTTGTTAAACAGCCTTTTTTGTTTATGATGTTCACTGTTAATTTATTTGGAACGATTTATGGGTATTATTGGTACCGTTATCAGCTTTATGAGACACCGCCTATATTTCTTCCATTTGTCCCTGACAGTCCAACAGCGAGTCTTTTTTTCACAATCGTCATGCTTGGGTTTTTATTTAAGAAAAATCTCCCCCTGATTGAAGCCCTTGCCATTATTACTCTTTTTAAGTACGGTATTTGGGCAGTTGTGATGAACCTTCTGGTGCTTAATGAGACAGGTGTGCTTGATCCGGTCGGTTATATGCTCATTCTTTCTCATCTCGGCATGGCTGTTCAGGGGCTGTTGTATGCCCCATATTACAGATTCAAGGCATGGCATTTAATTGCTGCTTCTGTATGGACTCTGCATAACGAAATCATAGACTATGTGTTTGGCATGATGCCAAAATACAGTGTTCTGATGAATTATTTGCCTGAAATCGGATATTTTACATTTTGGCTGAGCCTTATCTCCATTTATCTCGCATACTATTTGGTCGTAAGAAAGAATTCCCTCAAATTAAATTTTCTTTAA
- a CDS encoding c-type cytochrome, producing the protein MHRGKGMKFVGDSRIPAERKPNIPKDYSEYPGKTEAFWPNFLLKEWLVGAVFLIGYLCLTVAHPSPLERVADPTDTGYIPLPDWYFLFLYQLLKYTYAAGPYTVIGAFIMPGLAFGALLLAPFIDRGPERRPSKRPVAVGMMLLAVSATIFLTWESVATHDWEAAAEQGKIKAEAEIDKESEGYKIFTEQTCVSCHGDTLAGGAAGPSLVDNGLKPEEIAKIAKEGQGGMPAGIFKGTDEELKVLSEFVSSVTSK; encoded by the coding sequence ATGCATCGCGGAAAAGGGATGAAATTTGTTGGAGATTCACGTATTCCAGCTGAAAGAAAACCGAATATTCCAAAAGATTATTCTGAATACCCGGGTAAAACGGAAGCGTTCTGGCCGAACTTCCTCTTAAAAGAGTGGCTTGTCGGAGCCGTTTTCCTGATTGGATACCTATGTTTGACTGTGGCGCATCCATCGCCGCTTGAACGTGTTGCAGATCCGACTGACACTGGATATATTCCATTGCCGGACTGGTACTTCTTATTCTTATATCAATTGCTGAAATACACATATGCTGCTGGTCCATATACAGTTATTGGCGCATTTATTATGCCAGGACTTGCATTTGGAGCACTGCTTCTTGCACCGTTTATTGACCGCGGACCAGAACGCAGGCCTTCAAAACGTCCTGTTGCTGTTGGTATGATGCTTCTTGCAGTTTCAGCTACTATTTTTTTAACTTGGGAATCCGTTGCGACTCATGACTGGGAAGCAGCTGCTGAACAAGGGAAAATTAAGGCTGAAGCTGAAATAGACAAAGAATCAGAAGGGTACAAAATTTTCACTGAACAAACGTGTGTTTCTTGTCATGGCGATACCTTAGCAGGCGGAGCTGCTGGTCCTTCATTAGTAGATAATGGATTAAAACCAGAAGAAATTGCTAAGATTGCAAAAGAGGGACAAGGTGGAATGCCTGCTGGTATTTTCAAAGGCACGGATGAAGAATTAAAAGTCCTTTCTGAGTTTGTTTCTAGTGTTACATCAAAATAA
- the qcrB gene encoding menaquinol-cytochrome c reductase cytochrome b subunit — protein MLNKIYDWVDERLDITPMWRDIADHEVPEHVNPAHHFSAFVYCFGGLTFFVTVIQVLSGMFLTMYYVPDIKNAWESVYYLQNEVAFGQIVRGMHHWGASLVIVMMFLHTLRVFFQGAYKKPRELNWVVGVLIFFVMLGLGFTGYLLPWDMKALFATKVGLQIAEATPLIGTQVKTLLAGHPEIVGAQTLTRFFAIHVFFLPAALFGLMGAHFIMIRKQGISGPL, from the coding sequence TACGCCTATGTGGAGAGATATAGCTGACCATGAAGTGCCAGAACACGTAAATCCGGCGCACCATTTTTCAGCTTTCGTTTACTGCTTTGGCGGACTGACGTTCTTTGTAACAGTTATTCAGGTTTTATCAGGTATGTTTTTAACGATGTATTATGTTCCCGATATTAAAAATGCATGGGAATCTGTTTATTACCTGCAAAATGAAGTCGCTTTCGGACAAATTGTCCGCGGCATGCATCACTGGGGAGCGAGTCTCGTTATCGTTATGATGTTCCTACATACTTTGCGGGTATTCTTCCAGGGTGCCTACAAAAAGCCTCGTGAACTTAACTGGGTAGTTGGCGTTTTAATTTTCTTCGTTATGTTAGGGTTGGGTTTCACAGGTTATTTATTGCCTTGGGATATGAAAGCGCTATTTGCCACAAAAGTTGGACTTCAAATAGCTGAAGCCACACCGCTTATCGGCACTCAAGTGAAAACATTGCTTGCAGGCCACCCTGAAATCGTCGGTGCACAGACATTGACTCGTTTCTTTGCCATTCATGTGTTCTTCCTTCCTGCAGCACTGTTTGGGTTAATGGGAGCTCACTTCATCATGATTCGAAAGCAGGGTATATCTGGACCTCTATAA